A stretch of the Candidatus Eremiobacteraceae bacterium genome encodes the following:
- a CDS encoding amidohydrolase family protein, translated as MTDDTRAAHFDCNCPHTPYSADIHRRAATVIGRRSFLAGLGALGAGVALWPHRALGAAQSVVLRAARLFDGMAMRTPGVLVIKGDRIVSMTAGDAGADAHVVDLGDATLMPGLIDCHTHVAARVVTSIYLEGFGPRDESGESVAEAAIFSIKNAAAMLHNGFTTIRDVGGGSGIDIAVRDSIALGEIQGPRMLVAGLPLTITGGHGDANDVPGDVTVNRPTGVAFGPYGFREVVRENVKNHVDLIKILATGGVLSYGDVWNIPQMNLDEIQATVDEAHKFQRKVSAHCHGDPGIALAVEGGCDSIDHCTGVSEGTARNMKDRGTYLVPTIWALDSIIQPGNPNRIPQNSLDKAMKMSELRNAGIHRALGTGVKFAYGTDAGVFPHEQNNLDFALLRRLGMDATDLLRSATSSAAALIGADDRGRLAAGLLADVVAFQGDPTADISVMTKPKFIMLGGVQIASAS; from the coding sequence GTGACAGACGACACACGGGCCGCTCACTTCGACTGCAACTGTCCGCACACACCGTATTCGGCAGACATCCACCGCCGGGCCGCGACGGTCATCGGGCGCCGTTCATTTCTCGCGGGACTCGGCGCGCTCGGCGCGGGCGTTGCGCTGTGGCCGCACCGCGCCCTCGGTGCGGCGCAGTCCGTCGTTCTACGTGCGGCGCGGTTGTTCGACGGTATGGCGATGCGCACGCCGGGCGTTCTCGTGATCAAAGGCGACCGCATCGTGTCGATGACCGCGGGCGACGCCGGCGCAGACGCGCACGTCGTTGATCTCGGCGACGCGACCCTCATGCCCGGACTTATAGACTGTCATACGCACGTGGCGGCGCGCGTCGTCACGTCGATCTACCTCGAAGGGTTCGGCCCGCGCGACGAATCCGGCGAAAGCGTCGCCGAAGCCGCGATCTTTAGCATCAAAAACGCTGCCGCGATGCTGCATAACGGGTTCACGACGATCCGCGACGTCGGCGGCGGCAGCGGCATCGATATCGCGGTTCGCGATTCTATCGCGCTCGGCGAGATTCAAGGCCCGAGAATGTTGGTCGCAGGGTTGCCGCTCACGATCACCGGGGGCCATGGCGATGCGAATGACGTGCCTGGCGACGTCACCGTCAACCGCCCGACGGGTGTGGCATTCGGCCCCTACGGTTTTCGCGAAGTCGTTCGCGAAAACGTGAAGAACCATGTCGATCTCATCAAGATCCTCGCTACCGGCGGCGTGCTATCGTACGGCGACGTCTGGAATATCCCGCAGATGAATCTCGACGAGATCCAAGCAACCGTGGACGAGGCGCACAAGTTCCAGCGCAAAGTCAGCGCGCACTGCCACGGCGATCCAGGCATCGCGCTCGCGGTCGAGGGCGGCTGCGATTCGATCGATCACTGCACCGGCGTCTCCGAGGGCACCGCGCGGAACATGAAGGATCGCGGCACGTATCTCGTCCCCACGATCTGGGCGCTCGATTCCATCATCCAGCCCGGCAACCCGAATCGCATCCCGCAGAACAGCCTGGACAAGGCGATGAAGATGAGCGAGCTGCGCAACGCGGGTATTCACCGTGCGCTCGGAACCGGCGTGAAGTTCGCGTACGGGACCGACGCCGGCGTTTTTCCGCACGAGCAGAACAACCTCGATTTTGCTCTGCTGCGAAGGCTTGGAATGGATGCGACCGATCTGCTCCGCTCGGCCACTTCGTCTGCGGCCGCGCTGATCGGCGCGGATGACCGCGGCCGTCTTGCGGCGGGTCTGCTCGCTGACGTCGTGGCGTTCCAGGGCGACCCGACCGCCGACATCTCCGTGATGACGAAGCCCAAGTTCATCATGCTCGGGGGTGTCCAGATCGCGAGCGCGTCGTGA
- the hisS gene encoding histidine--tRNA ligase, whose product MKNLTAPRGTYDILPDDSRRWQALEAVIDGVCARYCYGEIRTPLFESTDVFVRTIGEGTDIVDKEMYTFIDRGGRSITLRPELTAPVVRAVLEHSMLQTLPLKLYYRGPFFRYERPQRGRFRQAHQVGVECFGTAAPEADAEVIALALDVVGGAGIRDRHLELNSIGCPTCRAVYRKALVEYFEKNSATLSELSRARLTTNPLRILDSKDEADLRLVATAPRVLDYLCAECRAHFEGVKSSLRSMHIDFAINPNIVRGLDYYTRTVFEITSPALGAQSAVAGGGRYDGLVESMGGPPTPGVGFGMGMDRLILAAHAEGSSNSDERQLDVAFVALETAGLAALVPALHAMRTAGFRADVDYTLRKMDKQLKNAAARGARLAVIVGSDELSAGEATIQNLDTRERSRVALAHVEGEVVRRLQQREKA is encoded by the coding sequence GTGAAAAACCTGACGGCGCCTCGCGGCACCTACGATATACTTCCCGACGATTCTCGGCGCTGGCAAGCGCTCGAGGCGGTCATCGACGGCGTCTGCGCGCGCTATTGTTATGGAGAGATCCGCACGCCGCTTTTCGAGAGCACCGACGTTTTTGTCCGCACGATCGGGGAAGGCACCGACATCGTCGACAAAGAGATGTACACCTTCATCGATCGCGGCGGGCGCAGCATCACGCTCCGGCCCGAGCTCACCGCACCGGTCGTGCGCGCCGTCCTCGAACACTCCATGCTGCAGACACTGCCGCTCAAACTGTACTATCGCGGCCCGTTCTTCCGATACGAGCGGCCGCAGCGTGGTCGATTCAGGCAAGCCCATCAAGTCGGCGTCGAATGCTTCGGCACAGCGGCTCCCGAGGCGGACGCCGAGGTCATCGCGCTGGCGCTGGACGTCGTGGGCGGGGCCGGCATCCGCGACCGGCATCTTGAGCTCAATTCGATCGGTTGTCCGACATGCCGAGCTGTCTATCGCAAAGCGCTGGTCGAATATTTCGAGAAGAACTCCGCGACGTTGTCCGAGCTGAGCCGCGCGCGCTTGACGACCAACCCGCTGCGCATTCTGGATTCAAAAGACGAAGCGGATCTGCGGCTCGTCGCGACGGCACCGCGCGTGCTTGACTATCTTTGCGCGGAATGCCGAGCGCACTTCGAAGGCGTGAAGTCCAGCTTGCGCTCGATGCACATCGACTTCGCGATCAATCCGAACATCGTTCGCGGCCTGGACTACTACACGCGCACGGTCTTCGAGATCACGTCACCGGCGCTCGGCGCGCAGAGCGCGGTCGCCGGCGGCGGGCGTTATGATGGGCTCGTCGAATCCATGGGCGGACCGCCGACGCCCGGCGTGGGTTTCGGCATGGGGATGGACCGTCTGATCCTCGCAGCCCACGCAGAGGGTTCCTCAAACAGCGACGAACGGCAGCTCGACGTCGCGTTCGTCGCACTCGAGACCGCCGGCCTCGCAGCGCTCGTTCCCGCACTCCACGCGATGCGCACCGCGGGTTTCCGCGCAGATGTCGACTACACGCTGCGCAAGATGGACAAGCAGCTCAAAAATGCAGCCGCTCGCGGCGCACGGTTGGCGGTGATCGTCGGCAGCGACGAACTTTCCGCCGGCGAAGCGACGATCCAGAACCTCGACACCCGCGAACGGTCGCGCGTCGCGCTTGCACACGTCGAAGGCGAAGTCGTTCGCCGGCTGCAGCAGCGGGAGAAGGCATGA
- a CDS encoding HAD family hydrolase has product MDRDLSDGRARSSVFLDRDGTLNVDRQYVRTPEDVELVPRAADGARMLQDAGYALVIVSNQSGIARGLFTETQAQAVDDRVIALLAQEGVRIAGSYRCPHLPDAPVAAYAKDCDCRKPQPGLILRAARDLDLDLATSWAIGDRARDVAAGIAAGCRAVLVLPTPARQDAEDFEGSRPEHVASDLMDAARFIIGHALRA; this is encoded by the coding sequence GTGGATCGAGACCTGAGCGACGGCCGTGCTCGCTCGAGCGTCTTCTTGGATCGAGATGGTACCCTGAACGTGGATCGACAATACGTGCGCACACCCGAAGACGTCGAACTGGTGCCGCGCGCCGCAGACGGTGCGCGCATGCTCCAAGACGCGGGTTACGCGCTCGTGATCGTCTCCAACCAATCCGGGATCGCGCGCGGCCTGTTCACAGAAACGCAAGCGCAAGCAGTCGATGACCGCGTGATCGCGTTGCTCGCGCAAGAAGGCGTGCGCATCGCCGGTTCGTATCGTTGCCCGCACCTCCCCGACGCGCCCGTCGCAGCGTATGCAAAAGATTGCGACTGCCGCAAACCGCAGCCGGGATTGATTCTTCGCGCGGCGCGCGATCTCGATCTCGATCTTGCGACGTCGTGGGCGATCGGCGATCGGGCGCGCGACGTTGCCGCCGGGATCGCGGCGGGTTGCCGTGCCGTGTTGGTCTTGCCGACGCCTGCGCGGCAGGACGCGGAAGATTTCGAAGGGTCGCGGCCCGAGCACGTGGCGTCCGATCTGATGGATGCCGCGCGGTTCATCATCGGGCACGCGCTCCGCGCATGA
- a CDS encoding double-CXXCG motif protein, translated as MRLFRVSRDLTSADRLIANEIIAAHTWALPGIQNCPRCYETWASCVAYPDVDLSSMPGQERYRLRRPQSMYIVHRMREAVRPFVPAEAALPPGAEFGPLVGHGKGTFGDFGWPAWPGVMLVRPEVALRLEAAGITGLRTFPTRITYWGGEDPLYREVVFGYEGRVFDESLPPGGAPACAACGHRDLPSGRRAAIDPHTVSGKSDIFRSIDVPSCIYATSAFVEAAQALRLTDISFAEVSTTRSRTTRRVTYRL; from the coding sequence TTGCGTCTTTTTCGCGTCAGCCGTGATCTCACGTCAGCTGACCGGCTGATCGCAAACGAGATCATCGCCGCGCACACGTGGGCTTTGCCGGGCATCCAGAATTGTCCCCGCTGTTACGAGACCTGGGCGTCGTGCGTCGCGTATCCCGACGTCGATCTTTCAAGCATGCCGGGGCAAGAACGGTACCGCCTGCGCCGGCCGCAATCGATGTATATCGTGCATCGCATGCGCGAGGCCGTGCGCCCATTCGTTCCTGCCGAAGCCGCATTGCCGCCGGGTGCGGAGTTCGGTCCGCTCGTCGGGCACGGCAAAGGCACGTTCGGCGACTTCGGCTGGCCGGCGTGGCCGGGCGTTATGCTCGTCCGGCCGGAGGTGGCGCTGCGGCTGGAAGCGGCGGGCATCACCGGGCTTCGCACGTTTCCTACCCGCATCACGTATTGGGGCGGCGAAGATCCGCTTTATCGCGAGGTTGTTTTCGGCTACGAAGGCCGTGTGTTCGACGAATCGTTGCCGCCCGGCGGCGCGCCGGCGTGCGCGGCGTGCGGCCATCGCGATCTGCCGAGCGGGCGAAGAGCGGCGATAGACCCGCACACCGTAAGCGGCAAGTCCGATATCTTCCGAAGCATCGACGTGCCGTCGTGCATCTATGCGACGTCTGCGTTCGTCGAGGCGGCGCAGGCCCTGCGGCTTACCGATATCTCTTTCGCGGAAGTTTCGACGACGCGATCGCGCACCACGCGCCGCGTGACGTACCGGCTGTAG
- the rfaE1 gene encoding D-glycero-beta-D-manno-heptose-7-phosphate kinase: protein MTAREDGRWVSDLLASMRGRRIVVAGDLMLDEWLWGRVRRISPEAPVPVVEVQSHSYTLGGAGNVACNLAALGARVAVVGLVGRDEAATRLLELFKRMRVDARGVTRVAGRTTTQKTRIVAHHQQVVRADRESTDRIAGAVRESLCRALATFDGRVDGVIISDYGKGTVDETLVRTARAYKTRAIVTGDPKPANLAAFSGIDCIAPNAGEAESASGMSIESDADLARAGAALVKRTKCRHVLITRGENGMTLFSKEGRPFTVPAVARQVYDVSGAGDTVVSTLTLAMTAGATIEHAVEIASLAAGVVVEKLGTATATPEEIIAFAKHEGVAVAVPLRSSRSRRAR, encoded by the coding sequence ATGACCGCTCGCGAAGACGGCCGCTGGGTTTCCGATCTGCTCGCAAGCATGCGCGGCCGGCGCATCGTCGTCGCGGGCGATCTCATGTTGGACGAATGGCTGTGGGGTCGCGTGCGCCGGATATCACCCGAAGCGCCGGTGCCGGTCGTCGAAGTGCAGTCGCACTCGTACACGCTCGGCGGCGCCGGAAACGTCGCATGCAATCTTGCGGCGCTTGGTGCGCGCGTTGCCGTGGTGGGCTTGGTCGGGCGCGACGAGGCGGCCACGCGTCTGCTCGAGCTCTTCAAGCGGATGCGTGTGGACGCGCGCGGCGTGACGAGAGTCGCAGGCCGCACGACGACCCAGAAGACGCGCATCGTGGCACACCATCAGCAAGTGGTCCGCGCAGATCGGGAGAGCACCGATCGCATCGCCGGCGCGGTCCGCGAGTCGCTGTGCAGGGCGCTCGCGACGTTCGACGGCCGGGTTGACGGCGTCATCATCTCCGACTACGGCAAGGGCACGGTCGATGAGACGCTCGTGCGGACGGCACGCGCATACAAGACGCGCGCGATCGTGACCGGCGATCCGAAGCCCGCAAACCTCGCCGCGTTCTCGGGCATAGACTGCATCGCGCCCAATGCGGGCGAAGCCGAATCGGCTTCGGGCATGTCGATCGAATCCGACGCCGATCTTGCGCGCGCAGGTGCTGCGCTGGTGAAACGGACGAAGTGTCGCCACGTGCTGATCACACGCGGTGAGAACGGCATGACGCTGTTCTCGAAAGAAGGCCGGCCGTTCACGGTCCCGGCCGTGGCGCGTCAGGTGTACGATGTCAGCGGCGCGGGCGATACCGTGGTCTCGACGCTGACGCTTGCAATGACCGCAGGTGCGACCATCGAGCACGCTGTTGAGATCGCGTCGCTTGCAGCGGGCGTCGTGGTCGAAAAACTCGGCACGGCCACAGCCACGCCGGAAGAGATCATCGCATTTGCAAAACACGAAGGCGTTGCGGTGGCGGTGCCGCTGCGTTCGAGCCGTTCCCGGAGAGCGCGATGA
- a CDS encoding adenylyltransferase/cytidyltransferase family protein, producing MTAAEKVLARDDLASRIAAERQSRGLVVFTNGVFDLLHVGHVRYLESARALGGMLVVAVNSDASVRQLSKGPDRPIVAQAERAEVVAALASVDYVCIFDEALPDVTIRLLRPDIHVKSAQYDARTLPEADAVREVGGRIEIVPHIAARSTTAIVRRLRAGGAK from the coding sequence ATGACGGCGGCTGAAAAGGTGCTCGCGCGCGACGATCTAGCGTCGCGTATCGCGGCCGAGCGCCAGTCGCGCGGCCTGGTCGTGTTCACGAACGGAGTATTCGATCTTCTGCACGTCGGGCACGTCCGATATTTGGAGAGCGCCCGCGCGCTGGGCGGCATGCTCGTCGTGGCGGTGAATTCCGATGCATCGGTGCGGCAGCTTTCGAAGGGCCCAGATCGACCGATCGTCGCGCAAGCGGAACGGGCGGAAGTCGTCGCTGCGTTGGCGAGTGTTGACTACGTGTGTATCTTCGATGAGGCGTTGCCGGACGTCACCATACGCTTGCTGCGGCCGGACATCCACGTCAAGAGCGCGCAATACGACGCGAGAACATTGCCCGAAGCAGACGCCGTGCGCGAGGTCGGAGGCCGGATCGAGATCGTGCCGCACATCGCGGCGCGGTCCACGACCGCGATCGTCCGGCGGCTGCGCGCCGGAGGCGCCAAATGA
- a CDS encoding biotin/lipoyl-containing protein yields MTPEKKDLDKLVDLMQREGLDRLRVRFGDTDIDLRMTLPSAAIAPTGEVTASPRSGGAPAQDAGRASSLAPPNVKKVLAPLVGVFYRAPAPGIPPFVETGGAVAEGQVLCILEAMKLMNEIVSEYDGRIAKICVNDGDLVTLNQELMWIET; encoded by the coding sequence ATGACACCCGAAAAGAAGGATCTCGACAAGCTGGTAGATCTGATGCAGCGCGAAGGCCTCGACCGGCTGCGCGTCCGCTTTGGCGACACCGACATCGATCTGCGCATGACGCTGCCGAGCGCTGCGATCGCTCCGACTGGCGAAGTGACCGCGTCCCCTCGTTCGGGCGGCGCGCCTGCGCAGGATGCCGGGCGCGCGAGTTCGCTCGCGCCGCCGAACGTCAAGAAAGTGCTGGCGCCGTTGGTAGGCGTTTTCTATCGCGCGCCCGCTCCCGGCATACCGCCGTTCGTCGAAACGGGCGGCGCCGTCGCCGAAGGGCAGGTTCTTTGCATCCTGGAAGCGATGAAATTGATGAATGAAATCGTCAGCGAATATGACGGCAGGATCGCGAAGATCTGCGTCAACGACGGCGACCTGGTCACACTGAATCAGGAACTCATGTGGATCGAGACCTGA
- a CDS encoding glycosyltransferase yields MIEATVIVATRDRAGFLRDCLASLARQTAAGRFEVIVVDNGSSDETHVVVAQAKEAAALSLRSIAVPEPNRARARNAGLAQARGAIAIFCDDDTIAPPGFIAAHLSAHAVSGRVVSGPIVNVISPAHLAPVRPRHYSRAFFCTCNASVSTDAIEAVGGFDEGFMLYGWEDTEVGVRLRSAKLTQYFAWDAVIYHVKPPETTTLERLTALAREKGEMAARFVKKSPTVAVRLATGAYIVNFARAALVNAPPLRSLYASIARREGTESATGRFAREALVDAAYVDALRANLRRRDG; encoded by the coding sequence ATGATCGAAGCGACCGTGATCGTTGCGACGCGGGATCGCGCCGGATTCCTGCGCGATTGCTTAGCGTCGCTTGCGCGCCAGACCGCGGCGGGCCGCTTCGAAGTGATCGTCGTGGACAACGGATCGTCGGATGAGACGCACGTGGTGGTCGCGCAAGCGAAAGAGGCGGCCGCGCTCTCGCTTCGCAGCATCGCGGTTCCGGAACCGAATCGCGCCCGCGCGCGCAACGCGGGTCTCGCGCAGGCACGCGGTGCGATCGCGATCTTCTGCGACGACGACACGATCGCGCCGCCCGGCTTCATCGCCGCACACCTTTCGGCTCACGCAGTCAGCGGCCGCGTCGTTTCCGGCCCGATCGTCAACGTCATCTCACCCGCCCATCTTGCTCCCGTTCGTCCGCGCCACTATTCCCGCGCATTCTTCTGCACGTGCAACGCGAGCGTCTCAACGGATGCGATCGAAGCGGTCGGGGGATTCGACGAAGGGTTCATGCTGTACGGCTGGGAGGACACCGAGGTCGGCGTGCGGCTGCGGAGTGCGAAGTTGACGCAATACTTCGCCTGGGATGCCGTCATCTATCACGTGAAGCCGCCGGAGACCACGACGCTCGAGCGCTTGACCGCGCTGGCGCGCGAAAAGGGCGAGATGGCTGCCCGCTTCGTCAAGAAAAGTCCGACCGTAGCGGTGCGTCTTGCCACCGGCGCCTACATCGTCAATTTCGCGCGCGCGGCGTTGGTCAACGCTCCGCCGCTCCGTTCGCTCTACGCGAGCATCGCGCGCCGAGAGGGCACGGAATCGGCGACCGGCCGATTTGCGCGTGAAGCGCTGGTGGACGCGGCATACGTGGACGCATTGCGCGCAAATCTTCGACGCCGCGATGGCTGA
- the purH gene encoding bifunctional phosphoribosylaminoimidazolecarboxamide formyltransferase/IMP cyclohydrolase: MALAAALLSVSDRTGIESLASALHDNGYSLYGTSGTAEHLRAAGLACEDVGTLTGFPPLCDGRVKTLHPKIFAGILADRTRAQHLADLAQYDVPSFAVVAVNLYPFEQTVQRRGASEAEIVEQIDIGGVTLLRAAAKNYAHVAVLSDPDQYAGFIESLARGGSSLEERRTWAGAAFARCERYDTAIAAHFSGASSPLDLPETLHMSLTRAAQLRYGENPQTRAAFYLGRPDMPLPKQLWGKTLSYNNLLDLDSCLRLLAPIESPVGFPAGIARHAVAAAIVKHTVPCGLAARANVHDAVVAALGADPISAFGGIVACGAEVDEATAAVLASRFLEVIAAPSFSPAALERLQKKKNLRLLQFDSTLPSALLEAGKVRSALGGILIEHPDPSAPADSWTVMTQISPTREHWRDLLFAFGAVRQVKSNAAVVVSDEVTLGVCGGQTNRVAAVELACERAGDGVRGAVLATDGFFPFADGLEAAIRAGISAVIAPGGSVRDAEVIEAARNADIALVFATRRYFLH; the protein is encoded by the coding sequence TTGGCTTTGGCCGCCGCGCTGCTGTCCGTGTCGGACCGGACGGGCATCGAATCGCTCGCCTCTGCGCTGCACGATAACGGCTACTCGCTCTATGGAACGTCCGGTACCGCAGAGCATCTTCGCGCCGCCGGGTTGGCGTGCGAAGATGTCGGGACGCTCACCGGGTTTCCTCCGCTGTGCGATGGTCGCGTCAAGACGCTGCATCCGAAGATATTCGCCGGCATTTTGGCGGATCGGACGCGCGCCCAGCATCTGGCGGATCTCGCACAATACGATGTGCCATCCTTTGCAGTCGTCGCCGTGAATCTGTACCCGTTTGAACAGACGGTGCAGCGACGCGGCGCGTCGGAAGCGGAGATCGTCGAACAGATCGATATCGGCGGGGTGACGCTTTTGCGCGCGGCGGCCAAGAACTACGCCCACGTGGCGGTGCTTTCCGATCCGGATCAGTACGCGGGGTTCATAGAAAGCCTGGCGCGAGGCGGGTCTTCGCTTGAGGAGCGGCGGACCTGGGCCGGCGCCGCGTTCGCGCGCTGCGAACGATACGATACCGCGATCGCCGCGCATTTTTCCGGCGCGTCGTCGCCGCTCGATCTGCCGGAGACGCTTCACATGTCGTTGACGCGCGCGGCCCAACTGCGCTACGGAGAAAATCCGCAGACGCGTGCCGCGTTCTATCTCGGTCGCCCCGACATGCCTTTGCCGAAGCAGCTCTGGGGAAAGACGCTTTCGTATAACAACCTGCTCGATCTCGACTCGTGTCTTCGGCTGCTCGCACCGATCGAATCACCGGTGGGTTTTCCCGCAGGCATCGCGCGGCACGCTGTTGCAGCCGCCATCGTCAAGCACACCGTTCCGTGCGGCTTGGCTGCTCGCGCGAACGTACACGACGCGGTGGTCGCCGCATTGGGCGCCGACCCGATCTCAGCGTTCGGCGGCATCGTCGCATGCGGGGCCGAGGTAGATGAAGCCACCGCCGCTGTGCTGGCGTCGCGGTTCTTGGAAGTCATCGCGGCGCCGTCGTTCTCCCCGGCGGCGCTGGAACGGCTGCAAAAGAAGAAGAACCTTCGCCTGCTGCAATTCGATTCGACGCTGCCGTCCGCGCTGCTCGAAGCGGGCAAAGTGCGCTCAGCGCTTGGCGGCATACTGATCGAACATCCGGATCCATCGGCGCCGGCAGATTCGTGGACGGTCATGACTCAGATCTCCCCGACCAGGGAACACTGGCGCGACCTGTTATTCGCCTTCGGAGCAGTCCGCCAAGTGAAGTCCAATGCGGCAGTCGTGGTCAGCGACGAAGTGACGCTCGGCGTGTGCGGCGGTCAGACGAATCGCGTCGCTGCGGTCGAGCTCGCATGCGAACGCGCCGGGGACGGCGTGCGCGGCGCGGTCCTCGCCACGGACGGGTTCTTTCCGTTCGCGGACGGACTTGAAGCGGCGATTCGGGCCGGCATTTCGGCCGTCATAGCGCCGGGCGGCTCCGTGCGCGACGCGGAAGTCATCGAGGCCGCGCGCAACGCCGACATCGCTCTCGTCTTCGCCACTCGCCGCTACTTCTTGCACTAG